The DNA segment TACTTCATTGGCTTCTAGCTCATCCGCAATCAAAGCTAGGGCGCGATTTTTTTGTGCGGTTGATGCTGTAGCCAAGTGGAAAGCCGCGTCTTTGGCCGCTTGTCCCATTAGTGTTAAATCCATACTTAAATCCTTTGTCATTATTCTTGAATGAGCACTAAGTCATCACGGTGAATCACTTCCGCACCGTAGTCGTAACCAAGAATAGAAATGAAATCTTTACTGTGTTGACCAATGATCTTGCCCAGATCTTGGCTCGAATAACTCACGATACCTTTGGCAATCAACTCACCATGTGTACTGATCACACGAGCAACATCACCACGAGAAAATGTGCCTTTTACGCTTGTCACGCCTTTTGCTAACAAACTGCTGCCACTCTTGTTGAGGGCGTTAACTGCGCCTCGGTCAACGACGATATCACCAGTAATTGAAGGGCCTGCTAGTATCCAGCGCTTGCGATTCTCTAGCGCCTCTTCGCACGGCAAGAAGCGAGTCCCTTGCGGGTTATCACTGAGTGAATCAAAAACCACATTTGGTGCGCTACCTGCGGCAATAATCACCTCAATGCCTGCTCTGCGAGCAACATCGGCGGCTTGGAGCTTGGTTGCCATGCCCCCCGTACCTAGGTTCGTTCCGCTGCCACCCGCGATTTTGCGCAGGGTATCATCAATGGTTTTAACTTCTTTAATGAGCTCGGCATTTGGGTCTTTGCGAGGATCCGCAGTAAATAGCCCCTTTTGATCCGTCAACAGTAGCAATTTGTCTGCACTGCACAAGATACCCACCAGCGCAGAGAGGTTATCGTTGTCACCGACTTTAATTTCTGTGGTCGCCACCGCGTCGTTCTCATTAACAACCGGTACAATACCGTTCTCAACCAAAGCATGAATAGTGTCACGCGCATTCAAAAAGCGCTCACGATCTTCAAGGTCAGCACGGGTAAGAAGCATCTGGCCGATTTTGATGCCATAGATGGAGAACAACGCCTCCCAAGTTTGAATCAACTGGCTTTGACCTACAGCGGCAAGCAACTGCTTGCTGGCCATTGCATTGGGGAGTGTGGGGTAATTGAGGTGTTCACGACCTGCGGCAATAGCACCAGAAGAGACTAAAACAACCTGATGACCCTGTTGTTTTAACTGTGCACATTGACGAACCAACTCTACCATATGGGCGCGATCTAGCGCCTGTGTGCCCCCGGTGAGGACACTGGTACCCAATTTAACGACGATTGTCTGCTTTTGCGACGCAGTGTCTTGCTGCTGAGTAGATATCATACTGTTTAATTCAAGTGAATCATGATTGAAAAACGAAAGATTCACTGTTTTAACAATCAATCCACCAATAAACAAGAAAAAGGTGCCAATGGCACCTTTTTCATTTACTTCAACCGCGAATTCTATACAAATTCTTGGGATTCTTGGTCTATCGTGACTTCCAACTCAAAAGGTTGCAGCGCGGCAAGTAGCTTCTCATGGAACTTCACTTGCGTTTTAACCACCTCTTCCTGAGCTTTTGCAGTAATCGGTTCTTCGCTCCAGGTTCCGGCTAGCGTGTAGCGACC comes from the Vibrio astriarenae genome and includes:
- the proB gene encoding glutamate 5-kinase, which translates into the protein MISTQQQDTASQKQTIVVKLGTSVLTGGTQALDRAHMVELVRQCAQLKQQGHQVVLVSSGAIAAGREHLNYPTLPNAMASKQLLAAVGQSQLIQTWEALFSIYGIKIGQMLLTRADLEDRERFLNARDTIHALVENGIVPVVNENDAVATTEIKVGDNDNLSALVGILCSADKLLLLTDQKGLFTADPRKDPNAELIKEVKTIDDTLRKIAGGSGTNLGTGGMATKLQAADVARRAGIEVIIAAGSAPNVVFDSLSDNPQGTRFLPCEEALENRKRWILAGPSITGDIVVDRGAVNALNKSGSSLLAKGVTSVKGTFSRGDVARVISTHGELIAKGIVSYSSQDLGKIIGQHSKDFISILGYDYGAEVIHRDDLVLIQE